A region of Ovis canadensis isolate MfBH-ARS-UI-01 breed Bighorn chromosome 19, ARS-UI_OviCan_v2, whole genome shotgun sequence DNA encodes the following proteins:
- the HYAL3 gene encoding hyaluronidase-3 isoform X3, producing MLPPAHHQAFVRYRLEEAFRVAVAGHPHPLPVLAYSRLTHRSSGRFLSQDELVQTIGVSAALGAAGVVLWGDLSFSSSEEECWHLHDYLLGTLGPYVINVTRAAMACSHQRCHGHGRCAWQNPGQLEVFLHLQPDGSPGAWESFSCRCYQGWAGPTCQEPRPELGPEEAT from the exons GCTACCACCTGCTCACCACCAGGCATTTGTCCGATACCGCCTGGAGGAGGCCTTCCGTGTGGCCGTTGCTGGGcacccacatcccctgcctgtCCTGGCGTATTCCCGCCTCACACACCGGAGCTCTGGGAGGTTCCTGTCCCAG GATGAACTTGTGCAGACCATTGGTGTGAGCGCCGCACTGGGGGCAGCCGGCGTGGTGCTCTGGGGGGACCTGAGCTTCTCCAGTTCTGAG gAGGAGTGCTGGCATCTCCATGACTACCTACTGGGCACCCTGGGCCCCTATGTGATCAACGTGACCAGGGCAGCCATGGCCTGCAGTCACCAGCGGTGCCATGGCCATGGCCGTTGTGCTTGGCAAAACCCAGGACAACTGGAAGTCTTTCTGCATCTGCAGCCAGATGGCAGCCCTGGAGCTTGGGAGTCCTTCAGCTGCCGTTGTTACCAGGGCTGGGCTGGCCCTACCTGCCAGGAGCCCAGGCCTGAGCTTGGGCCTGAAGAAGCAACATAA
- the HYAL3 gene encoding hyaluronidase-3 isoform X1 — MTMQLGLALVLGVALCLGCGRTLLRAPARPFSVLWNVPSARCKNRFGVPLPLEALGISANRGQHFHGQNVTIFYKNRLGFYPYFGPRGTAHNGGIPQAVPLGRHLAQAAHQIRRSLWPGFAGLAVLDWEEWCPLWAGNWGRRQVYRAASWAWAQWVFPNLDPQEQLQKARTGFEQAARALMEDTLWLGRALQPQGLWGFYRFPACGNGWHGTASNYTGHCHAAALAHNTQLRWLWAASSALFPSIYLPPRLPPAHHQAFVRYRLEEAFRVAVAGHPHPLPVLAYSRLTHRSSGRFLSQDELVQTIGVSAALGAAGVVLWGDLSFSSSEEECWHLHDYLLGTLGPYVINVTRAAMACSHQRCHGHGRCAWQNPGQLEVFLHLQPDGSPGAWESFSCRCYQGWAGPTCQEPRPELGPEEAT; from the exons atGACCATGCAGCTAGGCCTGGCCCTGGTGCTAGGGGTGGCCCTGTGCTTGGGGTGTGGCCGAACCTTGCTGCGGGCCCCTGCACGCCCCTTCTCGGTGCTGTGGAACGTGCCTTCAGCACGCTGTAAGAACCGCTTTGGCGTGCCCCTGCCACTCGAGGCCCTGGGCATCTCAGCCAACCGTGGCCAGCATTTCCACGGCCAGAATGTCACCATCTTCTACAAGAACCGGCTCGGCTTCTACCCCTACTTTGGGCCGAGGGGCACAGCTCACAATGGGGGCATCCCACAGGCTGTGCCTCTGGGCCGCCACCTGGCGCAAGCTGCCCATCAGATCCGCCGCAGCCTGTGGCCGGGCTTCGCTGGCCTGGCAGTCCTGGACTGGGAGGAGTGGTGTCCACTCTGGGCCGGGAACTGGGGCCGCCGCCAAGTCTATcgggctgcctcctgggcttgggCACAATGGGTATTCCCCAACCTGGATCCCCAGGAGCAGCTCCAGAAGGCCCGCACTGGCTTCGAACAGGCAGCCCGTGCACTGATGGAGGACACGCTGTGGCTCGGCCGGGCACTGCAGCCCCAGGGGCTCTGGGGCTTCTATCGCTTCCCAGCCTGTGGCAATGGCTGGCATGGTACGGCTTCAAATTACACGGGCCACTGCCATGCTGCTGCCCTGGCCCACAACACCCAACTGCGTTGGCTCTGGGCTGCCTCCAGCGCCCTCTTCCCCAGCATATACCTCCCACCCAGGCTACCACCTGCTCACCACCAGGCATTTGTCCGATACCGCCTGGAGGAGGCCTTCCGTGTGGCCGTTGCTGGGcacccacatcccctgcctgtCCTGGCGTATTCCCGCCTCACACACCGGAGCTCTGGGAGGTTCCTGTCCCAG GATGAACTTGTGCAGACCATTGGTGTGAGCGCCGCACTGGGGGCAGCCGGCGTGGTGCTCTGGGGGGACCTGAGCTTCTCCAGTTCTGAG gAGGAGTGCTGGCATCTCCATGACTACCTACTGGGCACCCTGGGCCCCTATGTGATCAACGTGACCAGGGCAGCCATGGCCTGCAGTCACCAGCGGTGCCATGGCCATGGCCGTTGTGCTTGGCAAAACCCAGGACAACTGGAAGTCTTTCTGCATCTGCAGCCAGATGGCAGCCCTGGAGCTTGGGAGTCCTTCAGCTGCCGTTGTTACCAGGGCTGGGCTGGCCCTACCTGCCAGGAGCCCAGGCCTGAGCTTGGGCCTGAAGAAGCAACATAA
- the HYAL3 gene encoding hyaluronidase-3 isoform X2, whose product MFPSLGHDHAARPGPGARGGPVLGVWPNLAAGPCTPLLGAVERAFSTLLPPAHHQAFVRYRLEEAFRVAVAGHPHPLPVLAYSRLTHRSSGRFLSQDELVQTIGVSAALGAAGVVLWGDLSFSSSEEECWHLHDYLLGTLGPYVINVTRAAMACSHQRCHGHGRCAWQNPGQLEVFLHLQPDGSPGAWESFSCRCYQGWAGPTCQEPRPELGPEEAT is encoded by the exons gtttccatccctggggcatGACCATGCAGCTAGGCCTGGCCCTGGTGCTAGGGGTGGCCCTGTGCTTGGGGTGTGGCCGAACCTTGCTGCGGGCCCCTGCACGCCCCTTCTCGGTGCTGTGGAACGTGCCTTCAGCACGCT GCTACCACCTGCTCACCACCAGGCATTTGTCCGATACCGCCTGGAGGAGGCCTTCCGTGTGGCCGTTGCTGGGcacccacatcccctgcctgtCCTGGCGTATTCCCGCCTCACACACCGGAGCTCTGGGAGGTTCCTGTCCCAG GATGAACTTGTGCAGACCATTGGTGTGAGCGCCGCACTGGGGGCAGCCGGCGTGGTGCTCTGGGGGGACCTGAGCTTCTCCAGTTCTGAG gAGGAGTGCTGGCATCTCCATGACTACCTACTGGGCACCCTGGGCCCCTATGTGATCAACGTGACCAGGGCAGCCATGGCCTGCAGTCACCAGCGGTGCCATGGCCATGGCCGTTGTGCTTGGCAAAACCCAGGACAACTGGAAGTCTTTCTGCATCTGCAGCCAGATGGCAGCCCTGGAGCTTGGGAGTCCTTCAGCTGCCGTTGTTACCAGGGCTGGGCTGGCCCTACCTGCCAGGAGCCCAGGCCTGAGCTTGGGCCTGAAGAAGCAACATAA